A part of Ammospiza caudacuta isolate bAmmCau1 chromosome 5, bAmmCau1.pri, whole genome shotgun sequence genomic DNA contains:
- the CPM gene encoding carboxypeptidase M isoform X3 codes for MHGDETVGREILLHLIDFLVTSYGRDPVITRLLNNTRIHIMPTMNPDGFEATEVPDCYYTPGRYNGNREDLNRNFPDAFEDNRASIQPETQAVMDWIKNETFVLSANLHGGALVASYTFDNGNPVTGSLKGYSRSPDDDVFIHLAKTYSSNHASMYKGTGCDSRQTFPEGITNGYSWYQLEGGMQDYNYVWGQCFEITLELSCCKYPPEDQLGKFWRDNKVALIEYIKQVHLGVKGQVTDKNGNPIPNAIVEAKGRPHVCPYRTNQHGEYFLLLLPGTYVINATVPGFKSMLKTVEIPDNTGNFSAVKQDFSFPEVSDKISSKVASCPKTPLYQELSRASAAVKPTVHLLVLMTVVLAIFK; via the exons ATGCATGGGGATGAG ACTGTTGGGAGAGAAATCCTGCTCCATTTGATAGATTTCCTGGTGACCAGCTATGGACGTGACCCAGTTATTACCCGCTTGCTCAATAATACCCGGATCCATATCATGCCAACCATGAATCCTGATGGATTTGAAGCTACAGAAGTGCCTGATTGTTATTACACACCAGGAAG GTACAATGGGAATAGAGAAGATCTGAACAGAAATTTTCCCGATGCCTTTGAGGACAACAGGGCCAGCATTCAGCCAGAGACTCAAGCAGTAATGGACTGGATCAAAAATGAAACGTTTGTTCTCTCAGCTAACCTGCATGGGGGTGCCCTGGTTGCCAGTTACACCTTTGATAATGGTAACCCAG TTACTGGCTCTTTGAAAGGCTATAGCAGATCTCCAGATGATGATGTCTTCATTCACCTGGCAAAAACCTATTCTTCCAACCATGCCAGCATGTACAAAGGGACGGGCTGTGACAGCAGGCAAACCTTCCCAGAAGGCATTACCAACGGGTACTCTTGGTACCAGCTGGAAG GTGGAATGCAAGATTACAACTATGTCTGGGGACAGTGTTTTGAAATTACACTGGAGCTGTCATGCTGTAAATATCCTCCAGAAGACCAGCTGGGAAAGTTCTGGAGAGACAACAAAGTTGCTCTGATCGAATATATCAAACAAGTACACCTAG GTGTCAAAGGCCAAGTTACTGATAAGAATGGGAATCCTATTCCCAACGCCATCGTGGAAGCCAAAGGAAGGCCACATGTCTGCCCCTACAGAACAAATCAACACGGGGAGTACTTCCTTCTCCTTTTGCCTGGGACATATGTGATCAAT GCTACTGTACCAGGATTTAAATCCATGCTGAAGACAGTGGAAATACCTGACAACACTGGAAACTTCAGTGCTGTGAAACAGGATTTCTCTTTCCCAGAGGTCTCAGATAAGATCAGCTCAAAAGTTGCTTCATGTCCCAAAACTCCCCTCTACCAAGAGCTCTCACGGGCTTCGGCTGCAGTAAAACCAACTGTACATCTCTTGGTTTTAATGACCGTTGTGCTTGCAATTTTCAAATAA
- the CPM gene encoding carboxypeptidase M isoform X2 has product MQEVNSCRDLWVLVLGRFPTHHKIGIPEFKYVANMHGDETVGREILLHLIDFLVTSYGRDPVITRLLNNTRIHIMPTMNPDGFEATEVPDCYYTPGRYNGNREDLNRNFPDAFEDNRASIQPETQAVMDWIKNETFVLSANLHGGALVASYTFDNGNPVTGSLKGYSRSPDDDVFIHLAKTYSSNHASMYKGTGCDSRQTFPEGITNGYSWYQLEGGMQDYNYVWGQCFEITLELSCCKYPPEDQLGKFWRDNKVALIEYIKQVHLGVKGQVTDKNGNPIPNAIVEAKGRPHVCPYRTNQHGEYFLLLLPGTYVINATVPGFKSMLKTVEIPDNTGNFSAVKQDFSFPEVSDKISSKVASCPKTPLYQELSRASAAVKPTVHLLVLMTVVLAIFK; this is encoded by the exons GTAGAGACCTGTGGGTTCTTGTTCTGGGAAGGTTTCCAACCCATCATAAGATTGGCATTCCAGAGTTCAAGTATGTTGCTAATATGCATGGGGATGAG ACTGTTGGGAGAGAAATCCTGCTCCATTTGATAGATTTCCTGGTGACCAGCTATGGACGTGACCCAGTTATTACCCGCTTGCTCAATAATACCCGGATCCATATCATGCCAACCATGAATCCTGATGGATTTGAAGCTACAGAAGTGCCTGATTGTTATTACACACCAGGAAG GTACAATGGGAATAGAGAAGATCTGAACAGAAATTTTCCCGATGCCTTTGAGGACAACAGGGCCAGCATTCAGCCAGAGACTCAAGCAGTAATGGACTGGATCAAAAATGAAACGTTTGTTCTCTCAGCTAACCTGCATGGGGGTGCCCTGGTTGCCAGTTACACCTTTGATAATGGTAACCCAG TTACTGGCTCTTTGAAAGGCTATAGCAGATCTCCAGATGATGATGTCTTCATTCACCTGGCAAAAACCTATTCTTCCAACCATGCCAGCATGTACAAAGGGACGGGCTGTGACAGCAGGCAAACCTTCCCAGAAGGCATTACCAACGGGTACTCTTGGTACCAGCTGGAAG GTGGAATGCAAGATTACAACTATGTCTGGGGACAGTGTTTTGAAATTACACTGGAGCTGTCATGCTGTAAATATCCTCCAGAAGACCAGCTGGGAAAGTTCTGGAGAGACAACAAAGTTGCTCTGATCGAATATATCAAACAAGTACACCTAG GTGTCAAAGGCCAAGTTACTGATAAGAATGGGAATCCTATTCCCAACGCCATCGTGGAAGCCAAAGGAAGGCCACATGTCTGCCCCTACAGAACAAATCAACACGGGGAGTACTTCCTTCTCCTTTTGCCTGGGACATATGTGATCAAT GCTACTGTACCAGGATTTAAATCCATGCTGAAGACAGTGGAAATACCTGACAACACTGGAAACTTCAGTGCTGTGAAACAGGATTTCTCTTTCCCAGAGGTCTCAGATAAGATCAGCTCAAAAGTTGCTTCATGTCCCAAAACTCCCCTCTACCAAGAGCTCTCACGGGCTTCGGCTGCAGTAAAACCAACTGTACATCTCTTGGTTTTAATGACCGTTGTGCTTGCAATTTTCAAATAA